A portion of the Ferrovum sp. JA12 genome contains these proteins:
- the trbD gene encoding conjugal transfer protein TrbD yields MRESEQPYQSIPLYRALNRPLLIMGGERHLSLMLMIICGIFIVSLPHFWSLIIGIILWVTGQTLISEAARHDPQLSRITLRHLRYQKHYLAHTDPFSYTSRWL; encoded by the coding sequence ATGAGAGAGAGTGAGCAGCCATATCAATCCATCCCCCTCTACCGGGCTTTGAACCGTCCTTTACTGATTATGGGTGGAGAGAGGCACTTATCACTCATGCTAATGATTATTTGTGGCATTTTTATTGTTTCATTGCCCCATTTCTGGTCTTTGATTATCGGCATCATATTGTGGGTAACAGGGCAAACGTTAATTAGTGAAGCAGCACGCCATGACCCCCAATTAAGTCGTATTACTTTAAGACACTTACGTTACCAAAAGCACTATTTAGCCCACACCGACCCATTTTCCTATACTTCAAGATGGCTTTAA